The Oryzias melastigma strain HK-1 linkage group LG6, ASM292280v2, whole genome shotgun sequence genome includes a window with the following:
- the nfat5a gene encoding nuclear factor of activated T-cells 5a isoform X2 produces MPSDFISLLSTDIDLNSPKSLYSKESVYDLLPKELQLQPSSIQPDPPTMSQKSGGEAGPPPSAALASDATSSTSSPSASSSLAMGVLSSGTSTSSSDHVTVAKHLHSAAGDGAEAAEKQSLEAARSAPSRGNNGANAAAGDIGSGVLSGLGVQQLQNTPSKRRPVLSISPPPEDLFDDSQMSCQEEPASSGGPGPDSEHSNSIWADDSVSNFSLISSVSYNDNTEVPRKSRKRTPRQRPGPKPAPPEDSMDVFDADSAKGPHFVLSQLGTDKTSSMTSSLESGTTVKGGSLCAQYPQRSDGKELKILVQPETQHRARYLTEGSRGSVKDRTQQGFPTVKLEGVSEPVMLQVFVANDAGRVKPHGFYQACRVTGRNTTACKEVDIEGTTVIEIPLEPSSDMTLAVDCVGILKLRNADVEARIGVAGSKKKSTRARLAFRVNIPQPDGSVLTLQVPSSPILCTQPAGVPEILKKSLHSCSVRGGEEVFIIGKNFLKGTKVIFQENIADDNSWQAEANIDMDLFHQNHLIVTVPPYHNQSISSPVSVGIFVMTNAGKSHEAQPFTYTPDQADNLNVQTIKTEGTSMASTCIFEGQIKSISAEQTDCSGQPSKRQEDTPMEVSSNPQATDVFKSPDPLISVQQTLELNSSPHSSAESFQSSIPLQPEDVELPPAPPVFPSLESLSTIQKQDISSTTSFPVSGDTTIPPVTPEVPQQFLRDPQESLSPESSDNSGRIVVVAMPQMAAPAQPQPQQSQVTLFPQEGVAQLERAVRELQAGGNSTFQEVLEAAVAQQQLNSVLYSPTPSAESLQQHVQENMNSLRLGTTDNSLSAQQQLQIQQQQQQQQQQMQQQFEQQQLQQQQQILENLQQQQQQVLNNIQIQQQLILQPQEQQQMMENIQQQQTQQQVLNIQLQDQQQQNQILSTLQQQQNQALSNLQQQQLQEQVLENLQQRLQAELLQPQIHSSAQAQQPVTLLQQAGELLTIQTSFPTQPPTHTSPPQQLFQSPRPLSETQGHAALLQNTLTVLTSGSLNSEQQSTGSTLYLSPNPQPQQQQQQQLAFISSMETSSSAPQSVSMFQNQPQTQLSQLQQQSTPMEQQQSSQQNQQPPQQLSLGQQGSLFQTIPNQTNPVPQSQITQPQQAGLLLCATDLNPQAILFSTQTQGSPTLGSISVGLPQADTAEPMSFQDQSSGNNAASTESQQQSLFQEQQPMQVTPSSGQVPGSQPVKLFIPQTSLSNLQSTIGPQELTNQAPASAATIFMVQGGVGMVASPVQQSTEQLFQATVGGSVAPQGQTNLFVFGIQNDSSQLLSSSGSSLPVQNQGQNSSHMPPLLDQPMGQAPSTMHSDLQNTLHAQMQSSLENAMQSNAQSGLQVSIETNLPTPMQTGLQTQMESSLQNQMQASISTTSSMDKIEDILESLQKQ; encoded by the exons AGTCGGTATATGACCTCCTCCCCAAAGAGCTCCAGCTCCAGCCGTCGTCCATCCAGCCCGACCCACCCACCATGAGCCAGAAGAGCGGGGGAGAGGCGGGACCTCCCCCCTCCGCAGCCTTGGCCTCAG ATGCCACCTCTTCCACCTCCAGcccttctgcttcttcttcccTGGCCATGGGAGTTCTGTCCAGTGGTACCTCTACCTCATCTTCAGACCATGTCACAGTCGCCAAGCATCTCCACTCTGCAGCTGGAGatggagctgaagctgcagagaaGCAAAGCCTGGAGGCTGCCAGATCTGCCCCCAGCAGAGGCAACAATGGAGCAAACGCTGCAGCGGGAGATATAGGGTCAGGAGTCTTGTCAGGGTTAGGTGTCCAGCAGCTTCAGAACACCCCGTCCAAAAGAAGACCTGTGTTGAGCATATCACCACCACCCGAGGATCTGTTTGACGACAGTCAGATGTCTTGCCAAGAAGAACCTGCCTCATCAGGTGGACCAGGTCCTGACTCGGAGCACAGCAACAGTATTTGGGCTGATGATTCCGTCTCCAACTTCAGCTTGATCAGCTCCGTCTCCTACAACGACAACACGGAGGTGCCACGCAAATCCAGAAAGCGCACTCCTCGCCAGCGACCGGGTCCCAAGCCTGCTCCTCCAGAGGACAGCATGGATGTGTTTGATGCCGACAGCGCCAAGGGTCCTCACTTTGTCCTATCTCAACTGGGCACAGACAAGACCAGTTCGATGACCAG TTCGCTGGAGTCGGGAACCACTGTGAAAGGCGGGTCACTGTGTGCTCAGTACCCCCAGAGAAGTGATGGAAAGGAGCTGAAGATCCTGGTGCAGCCGGAAACGCAGCACAGAGCTCGATACCTGACTGAGGGCAGCAGAGGTTCTGTTAAAGACCGCACACAGCAAGGATTTCCCACTGTCAAG TTGGAAGGTGTCAGCGAACCAGTCATGCTTCAGGTGTTTGTAGCAAACGATGCAGGAAGAGTGAAGCCTCACGGTTTCTACCAGGCCTGCAGAGTGACGGGACGCAACACCACTGCCTGCAAAGAGGTGGACATAGAAGGGACCACAGTAATCGAAATCCCTCTGGAACCCAGCAGTGACATGACACTCGC TGTGGACTGTGTAGGAATTTTGAAGCTCCGTAATGCGGATGTTGAAGCTCGCATCGGTGTGGCAGGATCCAAGAAGAAAAGCACACGAGCAAGACTGGCCTTCAGAGTTAATATCCCCCAACCAGATGGATCTGTACTTACCTTACAGGTCCCCTCGTCCCCCATCCTCTGCA CTCAACCGGCAGGAGTGCCAGAGATCCTGAAAAAGAGTCTTCACAGCTGCTCagtcagaggaggagaggaggttTTTATTATCGGAAAGAACTTCCTTAAAGGAACCAAAGTGATTTTTCAAGAGAACATTGCAG ATGATAATTCTTGGCAGGCTGAAGCAAATATTGACATGGACCTCTTCCATCAG AATCATCTGATAGTAACAGTCCCTCCATACCACAACCAGTCCATCTCTTCTCCTGTGTCTGTGGGTATATTTGTGATGACTAATGCTGGTAAATCCCATGAGGCCCAGCCGTTCACCTACACTCCTGACCAAG CTGACAACTTAAACGTccagacaataaaaacagaggGCACCTCCATGGCCAGCACATGTATATTTGAAGGCCAGATTAAATCTATATCCGCAGAGCAAACGGACTGCTCTGGTCAGCCTTCAAAACGCCAAGAGGACACACCTATGGAGGTGTCCAGCAATCCACAAGCTACAGACGTCTTTAAA TCTCCTGACCCCctcatctcagtgcagcaaacTCTGGAGCTTAACTCTAGTCCTCATTCTAGTGCAGAGTCTTTTCAGAGCTCCATACCCCTACAACCAGAAGATGTGGAACTTCCACCAGCACCCCCAGTCTTTCCTAGTCTAGAGTCTCTCAGTACTATACAGAAGCAAGACATTTCTTCCACAACCTCATTCCCAGTGTCAGGAGATACCACAATCCCCCCTGTAACACCGGAAGTTCCTCAACAGTTCCTCAGAGACCCTCAGGAGAGCTTGTCTCCTGAGAGTTCTGATAACAGTGGAAGGATTGTGGTGGTTGCCATGCCCCAAATGGCAGCTCCTGCTCAGCCACAGCCACAACAGTCCCAGGTTACCCTGTTCCCTCAAGAAGGAGTTGCACAACTTGAGCGGGCAGTGAGAGAGCTGCAGGCTGGAGGTAACAGCACATTCCAGGAGGTGCTGGAGGCAGCTGTCGCCCAGCAGCAGCTGAATTCTGTGCTCTATAGCCCAACACCTTCTGCAGAGTCCCTTCAGCAGCATGTTCAGGAGAACATGAACAGCCTGAGATTGGGAACCACTGATAATTCACTatcagcacagcagcagctacaaatacaacagcagcagcagcaacaacaacaacaaatgcagcagcagtttgaacagcagcagctgcagcaacaacaacaaattctAGAAAACCttcaacaacagcagcagcaagtTCTAAATAACATTCAAattcagcagcagctcatttTACAGCCCCAAGAACAGCAACAAATGATGGAGAATATTCAGCAGCAGCAAACTCAGCAACAAGTGCTTAACATCCAGCTGCAGGATCAGCAACAACAAAACCAAATTCTCTCCACTTTACAACAACAGCAAAATCAAGCTTTGAGCAACTTGCAGCAGCAACAATTACAAGAACAGGTTCTGGAGAACTTGCAGCAGCGTCTCCAGGCTGAGTTGCTCCAGCCTCAGATACACTCCTCTGCTCAAGCACAGCAGCCGGTCACCTTGCTGCAGCAGGCTGGAGAGCTTCTTACCATCCAGACAAGCTTCCCAACACAGCCACCAACCCACACATCTCCACCACAGCAACTCTTTCAATCCCCGAGGCCCTTGTCTGAGACCCAGGGTCATGCTGCTTTGCTACAAAACACACTGACAGTTCTAACGAGTGGAAGTCTCAACTCAGAGCAGCAATCCACAGGGTCAACCCTGTACCTATCCCCAAACCCTCAGCCccaacagcagcaacagcagcagttgGCATTCATCTCCTCCATGGAAACCTCAAGCAGTGCCCCTCAGTCTGTTTCAATGTTTCAGAACCAACCCCAAACCCAACTATCCCAGTTGCAACAGCAGAGCACTCCTATGGAACAGCAGCAGTCGTCACAGCAAAACCAACAACCCCCACAGCAGCTTTCATTGGGCCAGCAAGGCTCTCTGTTCCAGACTATCCCAAACCAGACAAACCCAGTCCCCCAGAGCCAAATCACACAGCCCCAACAAGCAGGCCTGCTTCTGTGTGCCACAGACCTGAACCCACAAGCTATCCTCTTCAGCACCCAGACTCAAGGTTCTCCCACTCTGGGAAGCATCAGTGTTGGACTTCCCCAGGCAGACACGGCCGAGCCCATGTCCTTTCAAGATCAGAGCTCTGGAAACAATGCAGCATCTACTGAAAGCCAGCAGCAGAGCTTATTTCAAGAACAGCAGCCAATGCAAGTGACCCCAAGCTCCGGTCAAGTCCCAGGCAGTCAACCTGTGAAGCTGTTCATACCCCAGACATCTCTTTCCAACCTGCAGAGCACAATTGGCCCACAGGAGCTAACCAACCAGGCTCCAGCTTCTGCAGCAACCATTTTTATGGTGCAGGGGGGTGTTGGAATGGTCGCCAGCCCTGTTCAGCAATCTACCGAACAGCTTTTCCAGGCCACAGTTGGTGGCAGTGTGGCTCCACAAGGACAAACCAATCTGTTTGTTTTCGGCATCCAAAACG ACTCTTCACAGCTACTCAGTTCTTCTGGAagcagtctgccagtccagaaCCAGGGTCAGAACTCCAGTCACATGCCACCGTTGTTGGACCAGCCCATGGGCCAGGCTCCCTCCACCATGCACAGTGACCTGCAGAACACCCTGCATGCACAAATGCAGAGCAGCCTAGAAAACGCAATGCAGTCTAACGCACAGTCTGGCCTACAGGTATCTATAGAAACAAACCTGCCGACTCCAATGCAGACGGGTCTGCAGACGCAGATGGAGAGCAGCTTGCAGAATCAAATGCAAGCTTCGATATCCACAACATCTAGCATGGATAAAATTGAAGACATACTGGAAAGCTTGCAGAAGCAGTGA
- the nfat5a gene encoding nuclear factor of activated T-cells 5a isoform X1, translated as MPSDFISLLSTDIDLNSPKSLYSKESVYDLLPKELQLQPSSIQPDPPTMSQKSGGEAGPPPSAALASDATSSTSSPSASSSLAMGVLSSGTSTSSSDHVTVAKHLHSAAGDGAEAAEKQSLEAARSAPSRGNNGANAAAGDIGSGVLSGLGVQQLQNTPSKRRPVLSISPPPEDLFDDSQMSCQEEPASSGGPGPDSEHSNSIWADDSVSNFSLISSVSYNDNTEVPRKSRKRTPRQRPGPKPAPPEDSMDVFDADSAKGPHFVLSQLGTDKTSSMTSSLESGTTVKGGSLCAQYPQRSDGKELKILVQPETQHRARYLTEGSRGSVKDRTQQGFPTVKLEGVSEPVMLQVFVANDAGRVKPHGFYQACRVTGRNTTACKEVDIEGTTVIEIPLEPSSDMTLAVDCVGILKLRNADVEARIGVAGSKKKSTRARLAFRVNIPQPDGSVLTLQVPSSPILCTQPAGVPEILKKSLHSCSVRGGEEVFIIGKNFLKGTKVIFQENIADDNSWQAEANIDMDLFHQNHLIVTVPPYHNQSISSPVSVGIFVMTNAGKSHEAQPFTYTPDQADNLNVQTIKTEGTSMASTCIFEGQIKSISAEQTDCSGQPSKRQEDTPMEVSSNPQATDVFKQSPDPLISVQQTLELNSSPHSSAESFQSSIPLQPEDVELPPAPPVFPSLESLSTIQKQDISSTTSFPVSGDTTIPPVTPEVPQQFLRDPQESLSPESSDNSGRIVVVAMPQMAAPAQPQPQQSQVTLFPQEGVAQLERAVRELQAGGNSTFQEVLEAAVAQQQLNSVLYSPTPSAESLQQHVQENMNSLRLGTTDNSLSAQQQLQIQQQQQQQQQQMQQQFEQQQLQQQQQILENLQQQQQQVLNNIQIQQQLILQPQEQQQMMENIQQQQTQQQVLNIQLQDQQQQNQILSTLQQQQNQALSNLQQQQLQEQVLENLQQRLQAELLQPQIHSSAQAQQPVTLLQQAGELLTIQTSFPTQPPTHTSPPQQLFQSPRPLSETQGHAALLQNTLTVLTSGSLNSEQQSTGSTLYLSPNPQPQQQQQQQLAFISSMETSSSAPQSVSMFQNQPQTQLSQLQQQSTPMEQQQSSQQNQQPPQQLSLGQQGSLFQTIPNQTNPVPQSQITQPQQAGLLLCATDLNPQAILFSTQTQGSPTLGSISVGLPQADTAEPMSFQDQSSGNNAASTESQQQSLFQEQQPMQVTPSSGQVPGSQPVKLFIPQTSLSNLQSTIGPQELTNQAPASAATIFMVQGGVGMVASPVQQSTEQLFQATVGGSVAPQGQTNLFVFGIQNDSSQLLSSSGSSLPVQNQGQNSSHMPPLLDQPMGQAPSTMHSDLQNTLHAQMQSSLENAMQSNAQSGLQVSIETNLPTPMQTGLQTQMESSLQNQMQASISTTSSMDKIEDILESLQKQ; from the exons AGTCGGTATATGACCTCCTCCCCAAAGAGCTCCAGCTCCAGCCGTCGTCCATCCAGCCCGACCCACCCACCATGAGCCAGAAGAGCGGGGGAGAGGCGGGACCTCCCCCCTCCGCAGCCTTGGCCTCAG ATGCCACCTCTTCCACCTCCAGcccttctgcttcttcttcccTGGCCATGGGAGTTCTGTCCAGTGGTACCTCTACCTCATCTTCAGACCATGTCACAGTCGCCAAGCATCTCCACTCTGCAGCTGGAGatggagctgaagctgcagagaaGCAAAGCCTGGAGGCTGCCAGATCTGCCCCCAGCAGAGGCAACAATGGAGCAAACGCTGCAGCGGGAGATATAGGGTCAGGAGTCTTGTCAGGGTTAGGTGTCCAGCAGCTTCAGAACACCCCGTCCAAAAGAAGACCTGTGTTGAGCATATCACCACCACCCGAGGATCTGTTTGACGACAGTCAGATGTCTTGCCAAGAAGAACCTGCCTCATCAGGTGGACCAGGTCCTGACTCGGAGCACAGCAACAGTATTTGGGCTGATGATTCCGTCTCCAACTTCAGCTTGATCAGCTCCGTCTCCTACAACGACAACACGGAGGTGCCACGCAAATCCAGAAAGCGCACTCCTCGCCAGCGACCGGGTCCCAAGCCTGCTCCTCCAGAGGACAGCATGGATGTGTTTGATGCCGACAGCGCCAAGGGTCCTCACTTTGTCCTATCTCAACTGGGCACAGACAAGACCAGTTCGATGACCAG TTCGCTGGAGTCGGGAACCACTGTGAAAGGCGGGTCACTGTGTGCTCAGTACCCCCAGAGAAGTGATGGAAAGGAGCTGAAGATCCTGGTGCAGCCGGAAACGCAGCACAGAGCTCGATACCTGACTGAGGGCAGCAGAGGTTCTGTTAAAGACCGCACACAGCAAGGATTTCCCACTGTCAAG TTGGAAGGTGTCAGCGAACCAGTCATGCTTCAGGTGTTTGTAGCAAACGATGCAGGAAGAGTGAAGCCTCACGGTTTCTACCAGGCCTGCAGAGTGACGGGACGCAACACCACTGCCTGCAAAGAGGTGGACATAGAAGGGACCACAGTAATCGAAATCCCTCTGGAACCCAGCAGTGACATGACACTCGC TGTGGACTGTGTAGGAATTTTGAAGCTCCGTAATGCGGATGTTGAAGCTCGCATCGGTGTGGCAGGATCCAAGAAGAAAAGCACACGAGCAAGACTGGCCTTCAGAGTTAATATCCCCCAACCAGATGGATCTGTACTTACCTTACAGGTCCCCTCGTCCCCCATCCTCTGCA CTCAACCGGCAGGAGTGCCAGAGATCCTGAAAAAGAGTCTTCACAGCTGCTCagtcagaggaggagaggaggttTTTATTATCGGAAAGAACTTCCTTAAAGGAACCAAAGTGATTTTTCAAGAGAACATTGCAG ATGATAATTCTTGGCAGGCTGAAGCAAATATTGACATGGACCTCTTCCATCAG AATCATCTGATAGTAACAGTCCCTCCATACCACAACCAGTCCATCTCTTCTCCTGTGTCTGTGGGTATATTTGTGATGACTAATGCTGGTAAATCCCATGAGGCCCAGCCGTTCACCTACACTCCTGACCAAG CTGACAACTTAAACGTccagacaataaaaacagaggGCACCTCCATGGCCAGCACATGTATATTTGAAGGCCAGATTAAATCTATATCCGCAGAGCAAACGGACTGCTCTGGTCAGCCTTCAAAACGCCAAGAGGACACACCTATGGAGGTGTCCAGCAATCCACAAGCTACAGACGTCTTTAAA CAGTCTCCTGACCCCctcatctcagtgcagcaaacTCTGGAGCTTAACTCTAGTCCTCATTCTAGTGCAGAGTCTTTTCAGAGCTCCATACCCCTACAACCAGAAGATGTGGAACTTCCACCAGCACCCCCAGTCTTTCCTAGTCTAGAGTCTCTCAGTACTATACAGAAGCAAGACATTTCTTCCACAACCTCATTCCCAGTGTCAGGAGATACCACAATCCCCCCTGTAACACCGGAAGTTCCTCAACAGTTCCTCAGAGACCCTCAGGAGAGCTTGTCTCCTGAGAGTTCTGATAACAGTGGAAGGATTGTGGTGGTTGCCATGCCCCAAATGGCAGCTCCTGCTCAGCCACAGCCACAACAGTCCCAGGTTACCCTGTTCCCTCAAGAAGGAGTTGCACAACTTGAGCGGGCAGTGAGAGAGCTGCAGGCTGGAGGTAACAGCACATTCCAGGAGGTGCTGGAGGCAGCTGTCGCCCAGCAGCAGCTGAATTCTGTGCTCTATAGCCCAACACCTTCTGCAGAGTCCCTTCAGCAGCATGTTCAGGAGAACATGAACAGCCTGAGATTGGGAACCACTGATAATTCACTatcagcacagcagcagctacaaatacaacagcagcagcagcaacaacaacaacaaatgcagcagcagtttgaacagcagcagctgcagcaacaacaacaaattctAGAAAACCttcaacaacagcagcagcaagtTCTAAATAACATTCAAattcagcagcagctcatttTACAGCCCCAAGAACAGCAACAAATGATGGAGAATATTCAGCAGCAGCAAACTCAGCAACAAGTGCTTAACATCCAGCTGCAGGATCAGCAACAACAAAACCAAATTCTCTCCACTTTACAACAACAGCAAAATCAAGCTTTGAGCAACTTGCAGCAGCAACAATTACAAGAACAGGTTCTGGAGAACTTGCAGCAGCGTCTCCAGGCTGAGTTGCTCCAGCCTCAGATACACTCCTCTGCTCAAGCACAGCAGCCGGTCACCTTGCTGCAGCAGGCTGGAGAGCTTCTTACCATCCAGACAAGCTTCCCAACACAGCCACCAACCCACACATCTCCACCACAGCAACTCTTTCAATCCCCGAGGCCCTTGTCTGAGACCCAGGGTCATGCTGCTTTGCTACAAAACACACTGACAGTTCTAACGAGTGGAAGTCTCAACTCAGAGCAGCAATCCACAGGGTCAACCCTGTACCTATCCCCAAACCCTCAGCCccaacagcagcaacagcagcagttgGCATTCATCTCCTCCATGGAAACCTCAAGCAGTGCCCCTCAGTCTGTTTCAATGTTTCAGAACCAACCCCAAACCCAACTATCCCAGTTGCAACAGCAGAGCACTCCTATGGAACAGCAGCAGTCGTCACAGCAAAACCAACAACCCCCACAGCAGCTTTCATTGGGCCAGCAAGGCTCTCTGTTCCAGACTATCCCAAACCAGACAAACCCAGTCCCCCAGAGCCAAATCACACAGCCCCAACAAGCAGGCCTGCTTCTGTGTGCCACAGACCTGAACCCACAAGCTATCCTCTTCAGCACCCAGACTCAAGGTTCTCCCACTCTGGGAAGCATCAGTGTTGGACTTCCCCAGGCAGACACGGCCGAGCCCATGTCCTTTCAAGATCAGAGCTCTGGAAACAATGCAGCATCTACTGAAAGCCAGCAGCAGAGCTTATTTCAAGAACAGCAGCCAATGCAAGTGACCCCAAGCTCCGGTCAAGTCCCAGGCAGTCAACCTGTGAAGCTGTTCATACCCCAGACATCTCTTTCCAACCTGCAGAGCACAATTGGCCCACAGGAGCTAACCAACCAGGCTCCAGCTTCTGCAGCAACCATTTTTATGGTGCAGGGGGGTGTTGGAATGGTCGCCAGCCCTGTTCAGCAATCTACCGAACAGCTTTTCCAGGCCACAGTTGGTGGCAGTGTGGCTCCACAAGGACAAACCAATCTGTTTGTTTTCGGCATCCAAAACG ACTCTTCACAGCTACTCAGTTCTTCTGGAagcagtctgccagtccagaaCCAGGGTCAGAACTCCAGTCACATGCCACCGTTGTTGGACCAGCCCATGGGCCAGGCTCCCTCCACCATGCACAGTGACCTGCAGAACACCCTGCATGCACAAATGCAGAGCAGCCTAGAAAACGCAATGCAGTCTAACGCACAGTCTGGCCTACAGGTATCTATAGAAACAAACCTGCCGACTCCAATGCAGACGGGTCTGCAGACGCAGATGGAGAGCAGCTTGCAGAATCAAATGCAAGCTTCGATATCCACAACATCTAGCATGGATAAAATTGAAGACATACTGGAAAGCTTGCAGAAGCAGTGA